In Bradyrhizobium lablabi, one DNA window encodes the following:
- a CDS encoding c-type cytochrome, protein MHKIFAALALVLLASSVKAETIEERAVTCFACHGEHGQSETEITPSLGGQQAPYALIQLFMFREKLRDFEPMNEMAKPLTDDDLRAFSDFIAKLPKPQPPPDAGDPARLARAQALVQQHRCNSCHNTDFSGKDNVPRIADQREDYLTKTMREYKDNTRHGYDGTMAEVLQPVTSDQIADLAYYIARLR, encoded by the coding sequence ATGCATAAAATTTTTGCCGCCCTCGCGCTCGTGCTTCTTGCATCCTCCGTCAAAGCCGAAACCATCGAAGAGCGCGCCGTGACCTGCTTTGCCTGTCATGGCGAGCACGGACAGTCCGAGACCGAAATTACCCCCTCGCTCGGCGGCCAACAGGCGCCCTATGCGCTGATCCAGCTTTTCATGTTCCGCGAGAAGCTGCGTGACTTCGAGCCGATGAACGAAATGGCGAAGCCGCTCACCGACGACGATCTTCGCGCGTTCTCCGACTTCATCGCCAAATTGCCGAAACCGCAGCCTCCGCCCGACGCCGGCGACCCGGCGCGGCTGGCTCGCGCCCAGGCGCTGGTGCAGCAGCATCGCTGCAATTCCTGCCACAACACCGATTTCTCCGGCAAAGACAATGTTCCGCGCATCGCCGATCAGCGCGAGGATTACCTCACCAAAACCATGCGGGAATACAAGGACAATACCCGCCACGGCTATGACGGCACCATGGCCGAGGTGCTGCAGCCGGTGACATCAGATCAGATCGCCGATCTTGCCTATTATATCGCCCGCCTGCGCTGA
- a CDS encoding PQQ-dependent sugar dehydrogenase, with product MRIYSPPRSLLLAGAFIGAFTCAAAAQQPANPPAAAAPAAAAPLPPGSPLIGRPDNVAAAKLAPVVAPPLPAATDKLPLAKLKVPAGFNIEVYAAGMANARSLALGDKGTVFVGSRLVDKVYAISDKDGKRTVKVLASGLYRPNGVAFKNGTLYIAELSKISKIDKVEDNLDNPPKPTVIYDNLPKDEAHGWKFIAIGPDNKLYIPVGQPGNNVLHDDAHGQIRRINLDGTGAEVVALGVRNSVGFDWHPETKQLYFTDNGRDWLSEDVPQDELNRVTKVGEDFGAPYCYQGNIPDPEFGWGRSCSEFTAPVGLMGPHTASLGMRFYTGNMFPKSYKDAIIVARHGSWNRSNKAGGDVVVVKLNKDGTVKSIEPFITGFLEDNKYVGRPVDVLQMKDGSLLVSDDWNGAVYRITYGKPKVASQ from the coding sequence ATGAGAATCTATTCACCGCCGCGCAGCCTGTTGCTCGCCGGCGCTTTTATCGGCGCATTCACGTGTGCCGCCGCCGCGCAGCAGCCGGCCAATCCGCCCGCCGCGGCGGCGCCCGCTGCCGCCGCGCCGCTTCCGCCGGGTTCACCGCTGATCGGGCGTCCCGACAACGTGGCGGCGGCGAAATTGGCCCCAGTCGTGGCGCCGCCGCTCCCGGCGGCAACTGACAAACTGCCATTGGCGAAGCTCAAGGTACCGGCCGGATTCAATATCGAGGTCTATGCCGCCGGCATGGCCAATGCGCGTTCGCTGGCGCTCGGCGACAAGGGCACGGTGTTTGTCGGCAGCCGCCTCGTCGACAAGGTCTATGCGATCTCCGACAAGGACGGCAAGCGGACGGTCAAGGTTCTGGCCTCAGGCCTCTACCGCCCGAATGGCGTCGCGTTCAAGAACGGCACGCTCTACATCGCCGAACTGTCGAAAATCTCCAAGATCGACAAGGTCGAGGACAATCTTGATAATCCGCCGAAGCCGACGGTGATCTACGACAATTTGCCGAAGGACGAGGCCCATGGCTGGAAGTTCATCGCCATCGGACCCGACAACAAGCTTTATATTCCGGTCGGGCAGCCCGGCAACAACGTGTTGCATGACGACGCCCATGGCCAGATCAGGCGGATCAATCTCGACGGCACGGGCGCGGAAGTGGTCGCACTCGGCGTCCGCAATTCAGTCGGCTTCGACTGGCATCCGGAAACCAAGCAGCTCTACTTCACCGACAATGGCCGCGACTGGCTGTCGGAAGACGTGCCGCAGGACGAACTCAATCGCGTCACCAAAGTGGGTGAGGATTTCGGCGCGCCCTACTGCTACCAGGGCAATATCCCGGATCCCGAATTCGGCTGGGGACGTTCCTGCAGCGAATTCACCGCGCCGGTCGGCCTGATGGGACCGCATACCGCTTCGCTCGGCATGCGCTTCTATACCGGCAACATGTTCCCGAAGAGCTACAAGGACGCCATCATCGTGGCCCGGCACGGCTCGTGGAACAGGTCCAACAAGGCCGGCGGTGACGTCGTCGTCGTCAAATTGAACAAGGACGGCACGGTGAAGTCGATCGAGCCGTTCATCACCGGCTTCCTGGAAGACAACAAATATGTCGGCCGTCCGGTGGACGTGCTGCAGATGAAGGACGGTTCGCTTCTCGTCTCCGACGACTGGAACGGCGCCGTCTACCGCATCACCTACGGCAAGCCGAAGGTGGCGTCGCAGTAA
- a CDS encoding DUF6894 family protein, whose product MPRYFFNTRIGDELIADPEGETLRNADRAWEVARAMIRELLKTEGAQAGLLNAVIEVTDDEGEIVLEFPFTEALLGRSDIPATKH is encoded by the coding sequence ATGCCGCGCTATTTCTTCAATACCCGTATCGGTGATGAACTGATCGCCGATCCCGAAGGTGAAACTCTGCGCAATGCGGACCGCGCCTGGGAAGTCGCGCGCGCGATGATCCGGGAACTATTAAAAACCGAAGGCGCGCAAGCGGGCTTGTTGAATGCGGTCATCGAAGTGACCGACGATGAAGGCGAGATCGTGCTGGAGTTTCCGTTTACCGAGGCGCTTCTCGGTCGCTCCGATATTCCCGCGACAAAACACTGA
- the pqqA gene encoding pyrroloquinoline quinone precursor peptide PqqA, which yields MAWKTPKIVEVPVGMEINMYACAARK from the coding sequence ATGGCCTGGAAGACCCCGAAGATCGTCGAAGTGCCGGTCGGCATGGAAATCAACATGTATGCGTGCGCCGCCCGCAAATAA
- the pqqB gene encoding pyrroloquinoline quinone biosynthesis protein PqqB: protein MLRVVVLGAAAGGGVPQWNCGCAVCRTARTEQPELQSTQASVAVSRDGEHWFLINASPDLRQQLIGTPQLHPKAGELRHSPISGVILTNGEIDAVAGLLSMREGSPFSIYAHAKVLAILKANSIFNVLNEKNVRREAIEVDQAFEPALPDGSPSGIEVLPFTVPGKSAWYLEGETHPGGDDGAGDTLGLRVSDRATAKHFYFLAACAGVTDELKSRLAGAPLVFFDGTVWRDDELIAAGLGNKTGQSMGHIAMSGEHGAIEALAQLDIGKKMFLHINNSNPALLPSSPERKMAERAGWQIPADGTEIVL from the coding sequence ATGCTTCGCGTCGTCGTCCTGGGCGCCGCGGCAGGTGGTGGCGTTCCGCAATGGAATTGCGGATGTGCGGTTTGCAGGACAGCGCGAACCGAGCAACCCGAACTTCAGAGCACCCAGGCTTCGGTCGCGGTCAGCCGTGATGGTGAGCATTGGTTCTTGATCAATGCGTCTCCCGATCTGCGCCAGCAACTGATCGGAACACCGCAGCTTCATCCGAAAGCAGGTGAGCTTCGCCATTCTCCGATATCGGGCGTCATCCTGACCAACGGAGAAATTGATGCGGTCGCAGGGCTGTTGTCGATGCGCGAAGGCTCGCCGTTTTCGATCTACGCGCACGCAAAAGTGCTTGCGATCCTCAAGGCCAACAGCATCTTCAACGTGCTGAACGAGAAGAACGTGCGCCGCGAGGCGATCGAGGTGGACCAGGCATTCGAGCCGGCATTGCCCGACGGCTCGCCGTCCGGCATCGAGGTGCTGCCGTTCACGGTTCCCGGCAAGAGCGCGTGGTATCTCGAAGGCGAGACTCACCCCGGCGGCGATGACGGCGCCGGCGACACGCTTGGACTTCGGGTCAGCGACAGAGCGACGGCAAAACATTTCTATTTTCTCGCCGCCTGCGCCGGTGTCACGGACGAGTTGAAATCCCGGCTTGCCGGTGCGCCTTTGGTCTTCTTCGATGGCACGGTGTGGCGCGACGATGAGTTGATTGCCGCCGGCCTCGGTAACAAGACCGGGCAGAGCATGGGACATATCGCGATGTCGGGCGAACATGGCGCGATCGAGGCGCTGGCTCAGCTTGATATCGGGAAGAAGATGTTTCTGCATATCAACAATTCGAATCCGGCGCTGCTGCCCTCCTCGCCTGAGCGCAAGATGGCCGAGCGCGCGGGCTGGCAGATTCCCGCCGATGGAACGGAGATCGTGCTTTGA
- the pqqC gene encoding pyrroloquinoline-quinone synthase PqqC, whose protein sequence is MTAFSLGSDTPLNTPAELEAALRQIGATRYHNLHPFHRLLHGGKLNKGQVQAWALNRYYYQSTIPIKDAVVISRFRDRGTRLEWRHRIEDHDGDLGTEGGIERWLKLTEGLGLDSAYVESAEGILPATRFAVDAYVHFVRDKSPLEAIASSLTELFAPNLHEERISGMLAHYDFVNPDIMSYFSRRMQQAPRDANFALDYVKANAKTPAEREAVCNALLFKTNVLWVQLDALYHAYVEGHVPPGAFVPKAN, encoded by the coding sequence ATGACCGCGTTTTCGCTCGGCAGCGACACACCGCTGAACACACCTGCGGAACTGGAAGCGGCGCTGCGCCAGATCGGGGCCACCCGCTATCACAATCTGCACCCGTTTCACCGGCTGTTGCATGGCGGCAAGCTGAACAAGGGACAGGTGCAGGCCTGGGCGCTGAACCGCTATTATTACCAGAGCACGATCCCCATCAAAGACGCGGTGGTGATCTCGCGCTTCCGCGACCGCGGCACCCGGCTGGAATGGCGGCACCGCATCGAAGACCATGACGGCGATCTCGGCACCGAAGGCGGCATCGAGCGCTGGCTCAAGCTGACCGAAGGGCTAGGGCTCGACAGCGCCTATGTGGAATCCGCCGAAGGCATCCTGCCCGCGACGCGCTTTGCGGTGGACGCCTATGTGCATTTCGTCCGGGACAAGTCCCCGCTGGAAGCCATCGCCTCCTCGCTGACGGAACTGTTCGCGCCGAACCTGCACGAGGAACGCATCTCGGGCATGCTGGCGCATTACGACTTCGTCAATCCCGACATCATGAGCTATTTCAGCCGGCGGATGCAGCAGGCGCCGCGCGACGCCAATTTTGCCCTTGATTACGTCAAGGCCAATGCCAAAACGCCGGCGGAGCGCGAAGCCGTCTGTAATGCGCTATTGTTCAAGACCAATGTGCTTTGGGTCCAGCTCGATGCGCTGTATCATGCCTATGTCGAGGGCCATGTGCCGCCGGGCGCGTTTGTGCCCAAAGCCAACTAG